The Impatiens glandulifera chromosome 8, dImpGla2.1, whole genome shotgun sequence genome includes a window with the following:
- the LOC124912397 gene encoding bHLH transcription factor RHL1-like, which produces MQPCSREMQAINSFLNQSAEISTLQEQQIGNGSMNSNFESIQSHDDFLEQVLSSMTTSSCSWSDVIGNANPKLPWELSSSIDSQKSRDLATDESNRLQFEDQSVLLASKLRQNQISAGGPSSGSKSLLLQQQLLMQSRGAVRSSSGGDTTGLIPFPLNLAGNENLTNNHGDISVQSMYNGFPASLFGSRQTSNQFHQPQFPQPRNFGAAAAQAPATPMMNAATPSNSSAGGGIPGQPRQRVRARRGQATDPHSIAERLRRERIAERMKALQELVPNGNKSDKASMLDEIIDYVKFLQLQVKVLSMSRLGGAAAIAPLVADISSSDLGIKGGKSSNGGQVTASCNTKDDDDESSMSVTEKQVAKLMEEDMGSAMQYLLGKGLCLMPISLATAISSATCHPRNPQSNGGGGGPLSPNISVLTNQSNVVSNSHL; this is translated from the exons ATGCAGCCTTGTAGCAGAGAGATGCAGGCTATTAACTCATTCTTAAACCAATCGGCCGAGATATCGACCTTGCAAGAACAGCAGATCGGAAACGGTTCAATGAACTCTAATTTCGAATCGATTCAATCTCACGACGATTTCCTTGAGCAAGTGTTATCTTCAATGACTACTTCTTCGTGTTCGTGGTCAGATGTTATTGGAAATGCTAACCCTAAGTTACCGTGGGAGTTGTCTTCGTCCATTGATTCTCAGAAATCACGAGACCTAGCTACAGACGAATCGAATCGTTTGCAATTTGAGGATCAGTCGGTTCTCCTCGCGTCGAAGCTCCGGCAGAATCAGATCAGCGCTGGAGGTCCGAGTTCCGGTTCTAAGTCGTTGCTTCTCCAGCAGCAGTTACTGATGCAGTCTAGAGGTGCGGTTAGATCTTCTTCCGGTGGCGACACCACCGGACTTATCCCCTTTCCTCTTAATTTGGCTGGAAATGAAAACCTAACTAACAATCATGGAGATATTTCGGTTCAATCTATGTATAATGGATTTCCTGCCTCTCTATTCGGTTCTCGTCAAACATCAAACCAGTTTCATCAACCTCAG TTTCCACAGCCGAGGAACTTCGGAGCAGCGGCGGCTCAGGCGCCGGCGACTCCTATGATGAACGCCGCAACACCGTCAAATAGCTCTGCGGGAGGAGGAATACCTGGACAGCCTAGACAAAGAGTTAGGGCTAGGAGAGGACAGGCAACAGATCCTCATAGTATCGCAGAAAGA TTACGCAGAGAGAGAATTGCAGAGAGGATGAAGGCGTTGCAGGAACTTGTACCCAATGGCAATAAG TCGGATAAAGCATCAATGCTAGATGAGATCATCGACTATGTGAAATTCCTCCAGCTCCAAGTCAAA GTTCTTAGCATGAGCCGCCTTGGTGGTGCCGCTGCTATTGCTCCCCTTGTTGCCGATATCTCCTCCTCCGATCTG gGAATTAAGGGTGGTAAAAGTAGTAACGGCGGGCAAGTAACGGCGTCGTGTAATACAAAGGACGACGACGACGAAAGTAGCATGTCGGTGACGGAGAAACAGGTGGCGAAGCTAATGGAAGAAGATATGGGGTCCGCCATGCAATACCTATTGGGAAAAGGACTATGTCTAATGCCCATCTCATTAGCCACGGCAATCTCCTCCGCCACGTGTCACCCTAGGAATCCCCAATCCaacggtggtggtggtggtccACTTTCTCCAAACATCTCCGTGTTGACCAACCAATCCAACGTCGTCTCCAATTCTCATCTCTAA